The genomic stretch TGGCGAACGAGCAGATCCTCTACGGCCCCTTGGAGATCGCTCCGCTGTGGCCCGGCATGAAGGACGCCGGGTTCGAGCGGGACCTGGACGCCGCGTTCCTGGACCAGGCGGACGTCCCCTTCGGGACCGTGGACACCTACTACTTCTTCAAGGGCGACAAGTTCGTCACCTACGACAGCCTCACGGACCGGGTCAGCGGCGGCCCCTACAGCATCGCCGCCAAGTGGCCCGGACTGAAGGAGGCCGGGCTCGACCGGGACCTCGACGCGGTGGTCTACCAGATCATTCCGCCCGCGGTGCTGGCCGGGACGAAACGCCGGCTGTGCTACTTCGTCAAGGGCGACCAAGTGCTCCAGTTCGACCTCGACGACTGGAAGCCGCTGAGCGGCGCGCGCGGCATCTCCGACATGTGGCCCGGCCTCAAGGGCACCCAGTTCGCCGCCGCCTCGCCCGCGCCGCCCTTCCAGCCGGTCAAGGCGCGCGCCGACCTCAGGATCACCTTCGTCAACGCCGGCGAGTACGAGCCCGAGCCCTACGGCGCGATCACGCTGGACCTCAAGGACGGCGGTCACTTCCGCGTCTGGACCCAGAAGAACCTGGGCAACTCCACCCCGACCCGGAACAGCGTGGCCACCTCGATGAACCTGCCCTTCACCGCGAACGACATCGCCAAAGTCGCCTGCTGGGTCGACGAGTACGACCTGACCAGCGGTGACGACTTCCTCGCCCGCGGCACCAAGGACTTCACCGGCAACGGCTCCTACACCGTGAGCAGCGACGACGGCCACGTCACCGTCGACATCGCCATCA from Streptomyces albofaciens JCM 4342 encodes the following:
- a CDS encoding hemopexin repeat-containing protein, producing MTIQATFNRSQLKWDTYMFLGDQYLLYSLTDNVVRVGPRAIDAGWPGLRDTQFAGAIDAAVPFSWRLNPLAMDLPIEKDYLYIFRGDQYVRYDVANEQILYGPLEIAPLWPGMKDAGFERDLDAAFLDQADVPFGTVDTYYFFKGDKFVTYDSLTDRVSGGPYSIAAKWPGLKEAGLDRDLDAVVYQIIPPAVLAGTKRRLCYFVKGDQVLQFDLDDWKPLSGARGISDMWPGLKGTQFAAASPAPPFQPVKARADLRITFVNAGEYEPEPYGAITLDLKDGGHFRVWTQKNLGNSTPTRNSVATSMNLPFTANDIAKVACWVDEYDLTSGDDFLARGTKDFTGNGSYTVSSDDGHVTVDIAITPAG